A single window of Nicotiana sylvestris chromosome 3, ASM39365v2, whole genome shotgun sequence DNA harbors:
- the LOC138887000 gene encoding uncharacterized protein, which yields MLQKLRKEEWKSLIATISAFCIKYDILIPHFDEPYVSSLSSRRKTADCSVIHHYWVDVFCKIIDWQIQELNEYFDEETTYLLHGIACLNPINSFSSFDIRKIMRMAELYPDDFDEFSMGTLENQLAIYIIDVRYVDERFSDLHGLCGLSKKISSDKEAFKLSSCISLSETCFASVRCHCIC from the coding sequence ATGTTGCAAAAGTTAAGGAAAGAAGAATGGAAATCTCTTATTGCTACGATATCTGCATTTTGTATCAAATATGATATTTTGATACCTCACTTTGATGAGCCATATGTTAGTTCTTTAAGTTCACGTCGTAAAACTGCTGATTGTTCAGTCATACATCATTATTGGGTTGATGTATTTTGCAAAATTATTGATTGGCAAATTCAAGAACTTAATGAATATTTTGACGAAGAGACAACTTATTTGCTTCATGGAATTGCTTGTTTGAATCCAATTAACTCATTTTCAAGTTTTGACATCAGGAAAATAATGAGAATGGCTGAGTTATATCCTGATGACTTTGATGAATTTAGTATGGGTACTCTTGAGAATCAACTTGCAATTTATATTATTGATGTTCGTTATGTTGATGAAAGATTCTCCGATCTACATGGGCTTTGTGGTCTTTCAAAAAAGATTAGTTCAGACAAAGAAGCATTCAAATTATCCTCTTGTATTTCGCTTAGTGAAACTtgctttgcttctgtccgttgccACTGCATCTGTTGA